A single region of the Microbulbifer sp. MKSA007 genome encodes:
- a CDS encoding NAD(P)/FAD-dependent oxidoreductase yields MKKIVIIGGGASGLYLATRLGHHFNSTQTRGFKHKAPSAQITLVDKNRTHTWKPLIYRVAAGTLDTSMDALEYQVHASSNGYEFQLGSLQSLDRKRQILTLGAVLNDKGCELIPPRELEYDYLVICVGSISDDSNIEGVREHCIPLDSIEQAHKFHKHLLDYFLCLETNPDKTLQIAIIGGGCTGVELSAELVAASRHVSQYGRIRTGAIDITLVEAEPQLLPDLPARLGNSAARELSKMGVRILTNCHIKNVSANSLTTDDGREIPAAIRAWVTRVKAPEFLTQLDGLITNQRNQIEVETTLQSKNDPHIFAIGDCAGCIDGNNQRVPSRALAAQQMAKLCSTNLVALIENKSLGHFHYRDRGTLVSLSTNTAVGNLRGALLRKTLPLRDVLPVWPTTPSTKCTWRQFMAGPRPYCSIYLVKPTAQ; encoded by the coding sequence ATGAAAAAGATTGTGATCATCGGTGGCGGAGCCAGTGGCCTTTATTTGGCAACTCGGCTTGGGCACCATTTCAACTCTACTCAAACACGAGGGTTTAAACATAAGGCCCCATCTGCTCAGATCACTTTAGTCGATAAGAATCGCACCCATACCTGGAAACCCCTTATCTATCGGGTAGCCGCTGGTACATTAGACACCAGTATGGATGCTCTTGAGTACCAAGTTCACGCCAGCTCTAATGGCTATGAATTCCAACTCGGCTCACTGCAGTCCCTCGACAGGAAGCGTCAAATTTTGACCCTAGGGGCGGTACTGAATGACAAAGGCTGCGAGCTAATACCTCCGCGTGAACTAGAGTACGACTATCTAGTAATCTGCGTTGGCAGCATAAGCGATGACTCCAATATAGAAGGGGTACGCGAGCACTGTATTCCCCTCGACAGCATTGAGCAGGCACACAAATTTCACAAGCACCTGCTCGATTACTTTCTATGCCTAGAAACAAACCCCGATAAAACATTACAAATTGCCATTATCGGCGGCGGCTGTACCGGAGTGGAGCTTTCTGCTGAACTGGTGGCTGCTAGTAGACACGTTAGCCAATATGGGCGTATCCGAACCGGAGCCATTGACATTACCTTAGTCGAGGCTGAGCCCCAGCTGCTACCGGACTTACCGGCAAGATTAGGCAATAGCGCCGCGCGCGAACTATCTAAAATGGGGGTTCGTATACTTACCAACTGCCATATTAAAAATGTTAGTGCCAACAGCCTCACTACCGATGACGGCAGAGAGATTCCCGCAGCAATTCGAGCCTGGGTTACCAGGGTTAAGGCACCGGAGTTCCTCACTCAGCTGGATGGCCTCATAACCAACCAGCGCAACCAGATAGAGGTGGAAACCACCCTGCAAAGCAAAAATGACCCCCATATCTTTGCTATAGGGGATTGCGCCGGCTGCATCGACGGTAACAATCAGCGTGTACCATCACGCGCACTCGCCGCGCAACAGATGGCCAAGCTCTGCTCCACCAACCTGGTCGCCCTGATAGAAAATAAATCCCTGGGGCACTTCCATTACCGGGATCGTGGTACGCTGGTTTCCCTTAGCACGAACACTGCTGTAGGAAACTTAAGGGGTGCTTTACTAAGAAAAACCTTACCCTTGAGGGACGTATTGCCAGTTTGGCCTACCACTCCTTCTACCAAATGCACTTGGCGACAATTCATGGCTGGCCCAAGACCATATTGCTCTATTTACTTGGTCAAGCCAACCGCGCAATGA